In the genome of Spirochaetae bacterium HGW-Spirochaetae-1, one region contains:
- a CDS encoding ArsC family transcriptional regulator, whose product MNIQIFGTKKCRDTQKALRYFKERGTQPHFVDLAQKAMSRGELQNVKRSVPLENLIDRDCKAYTDRGLAHIRHDIEETILDDPRLIKTPVVRFGSHASVGYTPDLWETWRAGEDK is encoded by the coding sequence ATGAACATACAGATATTCGGCACTAAAAAATGTCGCGACACCCAGAAGGCCCTGCGTTATTTCAAGGAACGGGGCACCCAGCCTCATTTTGTCGACCTCGCGCAGAAGGCCATGAGCAGGGGCGAGCTGCAGAATGTAAAGCGGTCAGTACCGTTGGAGAACCTGATCGACAGGGACTGCAAGGCATATACTGACCGGGGTCTCGCCCATATACGTCATGATATCGAAGAAACCATCCTTGATGATCCTCGCCTTATAAAAACACCTGTTGTGCGGTTTGGTTCCCACGCCTCCGTGGGGTATACACCCGATCTATGGGAGACATGGCGTGCCGGTGAGGATAAATGA
- a CDS encoding zinc ribbon domain-containing protein, translating into MPIYEFKCNACGHAFSELRKMGDFKAQCPQCQSSKTEKLMSAFASHSSSHQCSHSGGG; encoded by the coding sequence ATGCCAATCTATGAATTTAAATGCAATGCCTGCGGACACGCCTTTTCCGAATTGCGGAAGATGGGAGATTTCAAAGCCCAATGCCCGCAATGTCAATCATCAAAAACCGAGAAACTGATGTCAGCCTTTGCAAGCCACTCGTCATCACATCAGTGCTCGCATTCGGGCGGGGGCTGA
- a CDS encoding nickel-responsive transcriptional regulator NikR, translating into MHNITRFGVSIDDRLLQKFDNLIEEKGYVNRSEAIRDLIRYMLDNNEIADPESESIGTLTLVYSHEVREISDKLNEIQHQYFKSIVSATHIHLDEHNCLEVLILRGKTGDVKAIADKLCSLKNVKKGELTLTALEHYDHDHDHDHDHDHS; encoded by the coding sequence ATGCATAATATTACCAGATTCGGTGTTTCCATCGATGACAGACTGTTACAAAAATTCGATAATCTCATAGAGGAAAAGGGATATGTCAACAGGTCCGAAGCCATACGGGACCTCATCCGTTATATGCTGGATAACAATGAGATCGCGGACCCGGAATCGGAATCTATCGGCACGCTGACCCTGGTCTACAGCCATGAAGTCAGGGAGATTTCCGATAAACTCAACGAAATACAGCACCAGTATTTCAAAAGCATAGTCTCGGCGACGCATATTCATCTCGACGAGCATAACTGCCTCGAGGTCCTTATTCTGCGCGGGAAAACGGGAGATGTAAAAGCAATCGCCGATAAATTATGTTCACTGAAAAACGTTAAAAAGGGTGAGTTGACCCTGACTGCCCTGGAACATTATGATCATGATCATGACCACGATCATGATCATGATCATTCTTGA